AAATGGTAACAATGATACCTGTAATAAGGAAGCATATAATTTGTGGTGCAATGAATCTGCTGAGTATAAACCAGGTGAGGCTACATGTGGTAATCCAGATGTAGGATACTGTAGTCCACTAGGACAGTATCCTGGTTGGTGTGTTATACAAAATATCACTAAATTAATTGATCTTGCACATCGTCTAATTTTGCAACACTCTCATCTCTGGGATCTTCCAAGGGGGGTGTACTGGGCTTGTGGAAAGAACGCCTACAAGTGGCTCCCAGTAGGAGTTAATGGTACCTGTACGGCTGTTAGACTAACCCCTGCCACTTTTATAGTTAATACTGATGACCTCCCTGTGAATAAGATCCCCAGACATTTGCTCACAAAAAGAGCGACAGACAACAAGCCACGACCCAGTGGAAGACCCCATCTGGTACAAATGTCTTCAACTAATAAGATTTTTAGTACATTGTTTCTTTATCCCATGGTAATGCAAACTTGGGATAAATTGGTAGAAGCTACCGATTATTTGGATGAtcagatattcgaaatactcaaccTACTCAATGCTTCAGTAGCTGTACAGAAACAACTCATAACAGTTACTAACCAACATACTATAGTGCTTGATTACATTACTGCTGCACAGGGGGGCATGTGCCAGATAGTAGGCCCCACCTGTTGCCATTATGTGGATACAGAAGGAGTAGTGCAAATCACAGCTGGTCTGGATAAACTTGCACAGTTAAGGGAAAAACATGATAAAATGGTCCTAGCCGAAGAAGACACCTGGTGGTCAGGAGTACTTTCTAGCCTTAACCCAGCCAATTGGTTTAAAGGCGTAGGCGGATGGTTGGTTGGGATACTCCAAGGTTTTTTGCAAATTATACTAATCCTCTTTGCTATATATGTAGTATGGAAATGTTTAAGATGTATCTGTCAGCAGGTGTGTAGAAGTCCAAGATCAACTCCTATCTAACTCTTTGTGTCTTATTCCCTCTAGTGTTGGCGCTCAAATGAAGAAGTCTCTTGGTGGGGGATATGCCTGTGTGTCCTCGGAGGATGGTTGTAGGACCCAGAAGCATCCACAGCCCTGGACAACCCGCGGTTCAGATAGTATCTGAGGTTCACATCGGCTGTCAATCCTTTGCCAGGATCCAGACTTCTCCATCAGCGCCAAAGGGGGGACTGAGAGGAAAGAGTTAACCAAAGATGAAGAACTCAAGGAGAACATTTTTGTCTTATCTGCTTTTTGCTATAGAAGAAGGTCACCCAGGTAGGGCAAGGACTGATTAATAGTTTTTTGGCTTTGAACCACCAAGTGCAGATGGCTCGTTACCttgaatatatttttgtataatcaATCACTTATTGCATATTTTAGATAACGCTTaagaaactgtgtataaataaagCATGAACCTTTTCTTAGGCGCGCACACGCCATCTTATGTGCAGATACAGTTGTCTGTGTCTTCATTTTAAGTATATGGTGAGGGAGTAGGGATCCGGACCCTAGACTCCAACTAatttggaaacagtcaacaacagCTGGCCTTCTTTAGGAAAGCCAACTTATCACCATTTTGTGTATTTTTGGCTGGTAATACATGGAAACTTTTAGTTATTGCTGAAGGACAATTTGGGCCAATCAGACCTCTGGGTCCACTCCCAGATTTTGTTATTGCAATACTCCttccattcactttttttttctttcttccactTTCctcccttttctttctttctctcattCTTCTTGCATCCCTCTCCCTTATTTCtcttctagggttgagccgatcttgagatttcaagatcaattttaaaatccgatttccgatcattttccagccgatctcgatcctgatcgcgatcgtgaaatttgctcgatcgccgatcagaatccgatcctttccgaacccgatcctcaaccctagtcgatgcttctctatgggaaaagtcacttttagggttgagccgatcttgagaaaacctccgatctcgatcctgctggaaaagatcgggtcggaattccgatcgcgatcgtgaaatttactcgatcaccgatcgaaatccgatcttttccgatcccgattgctcagccCTATTCTCTTCCCTTCTGTGGAACCTTTATCAGGGGTTCCCTACTCTAGTGCCTACAATGTACATGATTTGTAcctgttatacagtcctatgaaaaagtttgggcacccctattaatcttaatcatttttagttctaaatattttggtgtttataacagccatttcagtttgatatatctaataactgatggacacagtaatatttcaggattgaaatgaggtttattgtactaacagaaaatgtgcaatatgcattaaaccaaaatttgaccggtgcaaaagtatgggcacctcaacagaaaagtgacattaatatttagtagatcctccttttgcaaagataacagcctctagtcgcttcctgtatcttttaatcagttcctggatcctggataaaggtattttggacaaacaattcaagttcagttaagttagatggtcgccgagcatggacagcccgcttcaaatcatcccacagatgttcaatgatattcaggtctggggactgggatggccattccagaacattgtaattgttcctctgcatgaatgcctgaggatttggagcggtgttttggatcattgtcttgctgaaatatccatcccaggcgtaacttcaacttcgtcactgattcttgaacattattctcaagaatctgctgatactgagtggaatccatgcgactctcaactttaacaagattcccgatgccggcattggccacacagccccaaagcatgatggaacctccaccaaattttacagtgggtagcatgtgtttttcttggaatactgtttctttttggacgccatgcataacgcctttttttataaccaaacaactcaatttttgtttccaaaatgaagctgccttgtccaaatgtgctttttcatacctcaggcaactctatttgtggcgtacgtgcagaaacggcttctttctcatcactctcccatacagcttctatttgtgcaaagtgcgctgtatagttgaccgatgcacagtgacaccatctgcagcaagatgatgctgcagctctttggaggtggtctgtggattgtccttgactgttctcaccattcttcttctctgcctttctgatatttttcttggcctgccacttctgggcttaacaagaactgtccctgtggtcttccatttccttactatgttcctcacagtggaaactgacaggttaaatctctgagacaactttttgtatccttcccctgaacaactatgttgaacaatctttgttttcagatcatttgagagttgttttgagtagcccatgatgccactcttcagaggagattcaaataggagatcaacttgcaattggccaccttaaataccttttcttatgattggatacatctggctatgaagttcaaagctcactgaggttacaaaaccaattttgtgcttcagtaagtcagtaaaaagtagttaggggaattcaaatcaataaaatgataagggtgcccatacttttgcatcggtcaaattttggtttaatgcatattgcacattttctgttagtacaataaacctcatttcaatcctgaaatattactgtgtccatcagttattagatatatcaaactgaaatggctgttgcaaacaccaaaatatttagaacaaaaaatgattaagattaataggggtgcccaaactttttcataggactgtacttttgCATCTTTATGTagtcactagctggtacccgcgacttcgtctgcggtgattgtagaagtgggtatatacaggcgcgggtaaggttttcgtactgtgtataaggtatgggatatgaaatgtaactttgtatcttgtttttgctgtaattcatagaatacgtgagacttttgtgttgaagttaatttgtatttcagctgctatatatacggtgttgtgagaaactttacatagtgactttgggacagaagtatgtgaagttaaccctttcccgtcgatggcattttttgattttggtttttcatttttgactcccctccttctaaaccccataacttttttatttctctgctcccagagccatatgaggtcttaatttttcttgggacaaatttttcttcctgatgccaccattatttattctatataatgtactgggaagcagggaaaaaattctgaatggggtggatttgacaaaaaaatgcatttctgcgactttcttaagggctttggttttacggcgttcactgtgcaaccaaaatgacatgtcccctgtattctgtgtttcgttacgatgctggggataccaaatttatatggttttatttacattttgaccccttaaaaaaatccaaaactgtgttaaaacatttttttttgaaaagtcgtcatattccgacagccgtaacttttttatacgtgcgtgtacggggatatatggggcgtctttttttgcggggtcgggtgtactttttagttctacctttttcgggaaatgtta
This sequence is a window from Leptodactylus fuscus isolate aLepFus1 chromosome 2, aLepFus1.hap2, whole genome shotgun sequence. Protein-coding genes within it:
- the LOC142194970 gene encoding uncharacterized protein LOC142194970 isoform X1 is translated as MDPCQPLQTCLLILIMIGSSISFLKESDSRENMLLTHHRILNQYLNVSDCWICTHSPVTASSMAYLAIPVPFEEFFNSGSCWDQRANSNAQFSSQWNVSVPIPLAGWTSPPWWAGVMASTSKDHNQYLAFKGGNWVRRNYTQVVQLGDVPLEELKIMFNRTVNSIGTPDAWKPSLLERKIIDPNWEWAFLFKNGNNDTCNKEAYNLWCNESAEYKPGEATCGNPDVGYCSPLGQYPGWCVIQNITKLIDLAHRLILQHSHLWDLPRGVYWACGKNAYKWLPVGVNGTCTAVRLTPATFIVNTDDLPVNKIPRHLLTKRATDNKPRPSGRPHLVQMSSTNKIFSTLFLYPMVMQTWDKLVEATDYLDDQIFEILNLLNASVAVQKQLITVTNQHTIVLDYITAAQGGMCQIVGPTCCHYVDTEGVVQITAGLDKLAQLREKHDKMVLAEEDTWWSGVLSSLNPANWFKGVGGWLVGILQGFLQIILILFAIYVVWKCLRCICQQVCRSPRSTPI
- the LOC142194970 gene encoding uncharacterized protein LOC142194970 isoform X2 translates to MLLTHHRILNQYLNVSDCWICTHSPVTASSMAYLAIPVPFEEFFNSGSCWDQRANSNAQFSSQWNVSVPIPLAGWTSPPWWAGVMASTSKDHNQYLAFKGGNWVRRNYTQVVQLGDVPLEELKIMFNRTVNSIGTPDAWKPSLLERKIIDPNWEWAFLFKNGNNDTCNKEAYNLWCNESAEYKPGEATCGNPDVGYCSPLGQYPGWCVIQNITKLIDLAHRLILQHSHLWDLPRGVYWACGKNAYKWLPVGVNGTCTAVRLTPATFIVNTDDLPVNKIPRHLLTKRATDNKPRPSGRPHLVQMSSTNKIFSTLFLYPMVMQTWDKLVEATDYLDDQIFEILNLLNASVAVQKQLITVTNQHTIVLDYITAAQGGMCQIVGPTCCHYVDTEGVVQITAGLDKLAQLREKHDKMVLAEEDTWWSGVLSSLNPANWFKGVGGWLVGILQGFLQIILILFAIYVVWKCLRCICQQVCRSPRSTPI